The sequence TGTTCTGAGCGCCGGAGTTTTCCTCCGCCATATTGAGGAGCTGGAAAAAAATGGAAAAAGCCTGCAGGGCACGCTCGGTGTTCGGGTAGCGTTCAAGCGGGATGCCGGCATTTTCAAATGGCAGATGGTCGGCCAATTCGTGCTCGCCAAGATCGCGAAGCACCTCCCGGAAGCATTCGAGCAGGAAGGTTGTATCCCGCTCGGCTTTTTCAAAATCTATAACGCTGCTGGTTGAGGTAATCATGAGTATCCGGAAAATTTTTAATGGTTCGTGGCTTTGTATATCATGAGTATTTGCAAAAAAGAGGTTAGATGCAACAGGAATTTATTATTACATCGGGCAGTCCGGCAGCTCATTTTTTTTACCTCTTATTGCAGGAATGGAACGATCAGTCCGGTAAAGGTTTATGTTTTTCAGCTTTCTGTTTGCCGCCTTTACATATTATGCTTATCTTGCTTAATAAAACATCTGTAAGCCACTAACACCTAATTCACTACCTGTCATGGACAACAAATCAAACGGTAAGCTTATTGCTCTAGCAATCGGTGGAGCTGTCTTAATGGGGGCTTTGTTTTTCGGGGTGTCGTTTTTAACCGGGTACAAGGTGCCGGCTGAAAACATTTCTGCTTTTCTTACTCCGATACGCTCTTTTTCAGGCTGGTTTTTGCTGATTTTTTGTGCTTCACTGATCATCATGACGCTGGGCAAGATGTCTTCCCGCATCAGCGACAGATGGTTTTTAAGCTTTCCGCTTGGAGCCCTCGGCATTGTTGCTCTCATGTTCGTTATTCTCTGGATCAGACCCTCAGGTATTCTTCTTCCCACGACAGGACGCACCACCACTCTTGAAGGACAGTCTATCCGTTCGGTGCCTCAGTTGACCGCTTTTCTCGAAGGCGACACTGATTTCGTCAATGCCACAAAGGAAAGCCTTGAAAAGGATGCCGCAGATGAAGCCTCTGCCGCTGCTGCAGCACCCGCTTCCGGCGAGACAGCCTCGATTGATTTCGATGCCGCTAAAAAACTGGTTGACAACAAGTGTAACAAGTGTCATACGCTCGATTCTGTAGGCGATAAATTGAAAAAATACATCAAGCAGGGCGAAACCGAGAAAATTGTCCTGACCATGAAAATCGTGCCGAACTCCGGTATCACCGATGCCGATGTGAAGCAGATGGTACCCTGGTTCAATGAGAAATACTGATTATCGAGCCTGTCACGCTCTTTAAACAGAAAAACCCGGTTTTCATGCCGGGTTTTTCTGTTGGTG comes from Chlorobium limicola DSM 245 and encodes:
- a CDS encoding photosystem P840 reaction-center cytochrome c-551, producing the protein MDNKSNGKLIALAIGGAVLMGALFFGVSFLTGYKVPAENISAFLTPIRSFSGWFLLIFCASLIIMTLGKMSSRISDRWFLSFPLGALGIVALMFVILWIRPSGILLPTTGRTTTLEGQSIRSVPQLTAFLEGDTDFVNATKESLEKDAADEASAAAAAPASGETASIDFDAAKKLVDNKCNKCHTLDSVGDKLKKYIKQGETEKIVLTMKIVPNSGITDADVKQMVPWFNEKY